Proteins encoded by one window of Cyanobacteriota bacterium:
- a CDS encoding aminotransferase class I/II-fold pyridoxal phosphate-dependent enzyme → MDLNKAFNSWLTDSGEYQAGKTFEYVMEKYGLKRSEIIRLAGNESTIGTSPKAIKAAQEAAASSNYYDEPQSESLIQALEQDFAACGLDMSKLGVVVGTGMDSIIEHCLGLFCDSSSSIVNYSPTFIYYDFAAKRKGIEVIDVPRTKPVTAILDAIQKNTKMVFLCSPNNPDGAITSFEDIEKLAANLLAKNIILFIDHAYIQFAEAKYDASILAEKYANLIIGFTFSKAYAMAGFRVGYGLMSKELQARYLKLNTPFLCAKASLAAAKVALEDDTHFNKIIENNNAQKPYLMAELIKLGYKPYESHANFILFEAKVKANEVLEKLMSQGIIIRAIPNVSDFALRVTIGKADENQKFIEALANV, encoded by the coding sequence ATGGACCTAAACAAAGCATTTAATTCGTGGCTCACTGATAGTGGTGAGTATCAAGCTGGCAAGACTTTTGAGTATGTCATGGAGAAGTATGGCTTGAAGCGTTCTGAGATTATCAGGCTTGCTGGCAATGAGTCAACTATCGGCACCAGCCCCAAAGCAATTAAAGCCGCTCAAGAAGCAGCTGCTAGTTCTAATTACTATGATGAACCACAATCAGAGTCTTTGATTCAAGCTCTTGAGCAGGATTTTGCTGCTTGCGGGCTTGATATGTCCAAGCTTGGAGTGGTTGTTGGTACTGGCATGGATAGTATCATTGAGCATTGTCTGGGATTGTTTTGTGATAGTTCAAGCTCTATAGTTAATTACAGTCCGACATTTATTTATTATGATTTTGCTGCTAAGCGTAAAGGGATAGAAGTTATTGATGTGCCTAGGACTAAGCCTGTGACTGCTATTCTAGATGCTATTCAGAAAAATACTAAGATGGTGTTTTTGTGTAGCCCCAATAATCCTGATGGTGCGATAACTAGTTTTGAAGATATAGAAAAACTCGCTGCTAATTTACTTGCCAAAAATATAATTCTATTTATTGATCATGCTTATATTCAATTTGCTGAGGCAAAATATGATGCAAGTATTCTTGCAGAAAAGTATGCAAACCTAATTATTGGTTTTACTTTCTCCAAGGCCTATGCCATGGCGGGTTTTCGGGTGGGTTATGGACTAATGTCCAAAGAGCTTCAAGCTCGTTACCTTAAACTCAATACACCGTTTCTTTGTGCCAAAGCAAGTCTCGCCGCAGCCAAAGTTGCACTTGAAGATGATACGCATTTTAATAAAATCATTGAGAACAATAATGCTCAAAAACCATATCTTATGGCTGAGTTAATCAAGCTAGGCTATAAGCCATATGAATCTCACGCCAACTTTATTTTGTTTGAAGCCAAGGTCAAAGCAAACGAAGTGCTTGAGAAGCTGATGTCACAAGGTATAATAATTCGTGCAATCCCCAATGTCAGTGACTTTGCGCTGCGTGTTACTATTGGGAAAGCAGACGAGAATCAGAAATTCATAGAGGCACTTGCCAATGTTTAA
- the sucD gene encoding succinate--CoA ligase subunit alpha — MSVLINKNTKVLVQGITGGMGKTHTALMQKYGTNVVAGVTPGKGGQEVNGVPVFDSVSEAVAKTGANCSVIFVPPYLALDAALEAIDAGVPLISVITEGLPPQDAVKLHAAAEKKGVLVNGPNCPGIITPGECLIGIHPGSIYSKGRVGLISRSGTLTYEIGLGLKQAGIGISTAVGIGGDPIIGIDQKISLKLFEEDPETDIIILVGEIGGTAEEDAAEFIKDNIKKPVIGYIAGRTAPPGKRMGHAGAIISGGKGTAESKSQAFKEAGVSVAITPSEIVELVKQALPALTV, encoded by the coding sequence ATGTCAGTTTTAATAAATAAAAATACCAAAGTACTAGTTCAAGGAATCACCGGCGGGATGGGCAAGACTCATACGGCGTTGATGCAAAAATACGGCACTAATGTCGTAGCTGGTGTTACACCAGGCAAGGGTGGTCAAGAAGTAAACGGCGTGCCAGTTTTTGATTCAGTGTCTGAAGCAGTCGCCAAGACTGGAGCGAATTGCTCAGTGATTTTTGTACCTCCTTATTTAGCATTGGATGCAGCACTTGAAGCGATTGATGCTGGTGTGCCTTTAATCTCTGTGATAACAGAAGGATTGCCTCCTCAAGATGCCGTCAAACTTCATGCAGCAGCAGAGAAGAAAGGTGTGTTAGTTAATGGACCAAATTGCCCAGGAATTATTACTCCAGGAGAGTGTTTGATTGGTATTCATCCAGGTTCTATTTATTCTAAAGGTAGAGTTGGTTTGATTTCTCGTTCTGGTACTTTGACTTATGAAATCGGTCTTGGTTTAAAACAAGCTGGTATCGGGATTTCTACAGCTGTAGGTATTGGCGGCGATCCAATTATTGGCATCGATCAAAAAATATCACTCAAATTATTTGAAGAAGATCCTGAAACAGACATCATTATTCTTGTTGGAGAGATTGGCGGCACGGCTGAAGAAGATGCTGCTGAATTTATCAAAGACAATATCAAAAAACCCGTCATTGGTTACATTGCTGGAAGAACAGCACCTCCTGGCAAACGTATGGGACACGCTGGTGCAATTATTTCTGGTGGTAAAGGTACTGCTGAATCTAAATCTCAAGCTTTTAAAGAAGCTGGTGTTTCAGTTGCAATTACGCCAAGTGAGATTGTTGAGCTAGTTAAACAAGCTCTGCCGGCTTTAACGGTTTAG
- the argJ gene encoding bifunctional glutamate N-acetyltransferase/amino-acid acetyltransferase ArgJ, protein MPEVIKLRIDIYPIVDGLKGDYKIADHINLSGSAPNLGFNPITDLYTAKHEPDAIRHPAKQSCASDDDTKKNGVMQGMCPDSGNQHDSPIIVACLKPATRPSLAEIEVLKENGVKAYCYNLLEPALYAAAQGMQVEAVGFVPKLPEGFKFYCTATGLKTDPKKLDIAIAVADEPCYFAASFTSNKVRAACVENNKTIYARDTKVRALICNSGNANACTGAQGDLYDNKLRQAIADRFSLDTEEVLTASTGKIGIQLVIDTMTTAIQSAAQSTTLDFAEAILTTDLITKVHQNRHGLGICKGSGMIHPEMNQATMLGFIFSDVRLKGVDESQMQQEFRNVLQKSVNQSFNSISVDGDTSTNDMVLFMSSGKGALVDLDQFQDSMNELCRELAKKIVLDGEGATKIIQLNLQGLGNQETARKIARQVLNSLLVKTAIFGRDPNWGRIIAAMGQALAEHGLEVDMDQVSLDIQGQRVYESSMPTGFDKAALTEKLKKYKEIVIDLRVAEGGFVSVWSCDLSYDYVRINAEYFT, encoded by the coding sequence ATGCCTGAAGTCATCAAACTAAGAATTGATATTTATCCAATCGTGGACGGATTGAAAGGCGATTACAAAATTGCTGATCATATCAACCTCTCTGGTTCTGCTCCTAACTTGGGCTTTAATCCTATTACTGATTTGTATACTGCAAAGCATGAACCTGATGCAATCAGGCATCCTGCAAAACAAAGTTGTGCTAGTGATGACGACACAAAAAAGAACGGGGTCATGCAGGGCATGTGCCCCGACAGTGGTAACCAACATGATAGTCCAATTATAGTCGCATGTCTCAAACCCGCTACTAGACCAAGCCTAGCAGAAATTGAAGTCTTGAAAGAGAATGGTGTCAAAGCCTATTGCTATAACTTACTTGAGCCGGCTCTCTACGCTGCAGCCCAAGGCATGCAAGTAGAGGCAGTTGGTTTTGTGCCCAAGTTACCAGAAGGTTTTAAGTTTTATTGCACGGCGACAGGCTTGAAGACGGATCCTAAGAAATTAGATATTGCAATTGCAGTAGCTGATGAGCCTTGTTACTTTGCAGCGAGTTTCACTTCTAACAAAGTAAGAGCTGCCTGCGTTGAGAACAACAAAACTATTTATGCTAGAGATACTAAAGTCAGAGCTTTGATTTGTAATTCTGGTAATGCCAATGCCTGTACTGGGGCGCAAGGCGATCTTTATGACAATAAATTACGCCAAGCAATAGCTGATAGATTTAGTTTGGATACAGAAGAAGTACTGACTGCTAGTACCGGTAAGATAGGAATTCAGCTTGTGATTGATACTATGACGACTGCAATTCAGTCAGCAGCTCAATCGACAACGTTAGATTTTGCTGAGGCTATTTTGACTACTGATTTGATTACCAAGGTCCATCAAAATAGACATGGACTTGGTATTTGTAAAGGCTCCGGGATGATTCATCCAGAAATGAATCAAGCAACGATGCTTGGCTTTATATTCAGTGATGTGAGGCTTAAGGGGGTTGATGAAAGCCAGATGCAGCAAGAGTTTCGCAATGTATTGCAAAAGTCTGTCAACCAGAGCTTTAATTCCATATCAGTTGATGGCGATACTAGTACTAATGACATGGTTTTATTTATGTCTAGTGGCAAAGGTGCTTTAGTAGATCTTGATCAATTTCAAGATTCAATGAATGAGCTTTGCCGTGAGCTTGCTAAAAAAATAGTACTCGATGGTGAAGGTGCAACAAAAATAATTCAACTGAATTTGCAAGGTCTAGGTAACCAAGAGACTGCTCGCAAAATTGCAAGGCAGGTTCTTAATTCTTTGTTGGTGAAAACAGCAATTTTTGGTAGAGATCCAAATTGGGGCAGAATTATTGCAGCAATGGGGCAAGCACTAGCGGAGCATGGACTTGAAGTTGATATGGATCAAGTGAGTCTGGATATCCAAGGGCAGAGGGTCTATGAAAGCTCGATGCCAACAGGTTTTGATAAAGCAGCGCTTACTGAGAAGCTAAAAAAATACAAGGAAATAGTGATTGATCTAAGAGTCGCTGAAGGTGGCTTTGTTAGTGTTTGGTCCTGTGACTTGAGCTATGACTATGTGCGCATCAATGCCGAATACTTCACTTAA
- a CDS encoding SCP2 sterol-binding domain-containing protein, producing the protein MVQIGDVFEEMLKHFNTSAAQGINATYQFNISGPQGGIWAFNIDKGSCNLVKGGVEAPSVEIALADADWMAIREGKLNSQMAFMQGKLKIKGDMNLAMKLQTMFPIS; encoded by the coding sequence ATGGTTCAAATCGGCGACGTTTTCGAAGAAATGCTCAAGCACTTTAATACAAGTGCCGCTCAAGGTATTAATGCAACTTATCAGTTCAATATCTCGGGCCCCCAAGGTGGCATCTGGGCATTTAATATAGACAAAGGATCTTGCAACCTAGTCAAAGGTGGCGTTGAAGCTCCCTCTGTAGAAATTGCACTCGCTGATGCTGATTGGATGGCTATCCGTGAAGGCAAACTCAATTCTCAAATGGCTTTTATGCAGGGGAAATTGAAGATCAAAGGCGACATGAACTTAGCTATGAAGCTGCAGACCATGTTCCCTATCTCTTAG
- the coaBC gene encoding bifunctional phosphopantothenoylcysteine decarboxylase/phosphopantothenate--cysteine ligase CoaBC produces the protein MKLTGKTIILGVTCGIAAYKTVQLVSDLKKLGATIHVVISKNAAKFVAPLSLEVMSENKVIGGQVSEGEIDHIKLADQADLVLIAPATANCMAKLASGISDEIIFDLILASKAPILIAPAMNTNMWQHAITQQNYRKLKSIGYHFIDPEHGELACKHVGQGRLAEFDSIIESVCNLIGIKQKLAGKKILISLGATREKIDPVRFLTNQSSGKMGFALIEAALAQGAQVTAVTTMDLPHQADKVLRVESHEEMQTALRQEFPDHDVLIMVAAVADYKPKAIAAHKIKTQQNLTVEFEQTTDIVAELAANKKSNQVVVAFSVETDNAIEKAKDKIIRKNLDLIVVNSPAAFGADAAEVSIVDAEGELTKLTKSSKSLIAKKVLDCLKISSKIVS, from the coding sequence GTGAAATTAACAGGCAAAACAATAATACTAGGAGTTACATGTGGTATTGCCGCCTACAAGACCGTACAGCTTGTTTCTGACCTCAAGAAATTAGGGGCGACTATTCATGTTGTTATAAGCAAGAACGCTGCCAAGTTCGTCGCGCCGTTGAGTCTTGAGGTAATGTCTGAGAATAAGGTGATTGGTGGACAAGTCTCTGAGGGTGAAATTGACCATATCAAACTCGCTGACCAGGCTGACCTGGTATTAATCGCACCAGCCACAGCTAACTGCATGGCAAAACTAGCATCTGGAATTAGTGATGAGATTATTTTTGATTTGATCTTGGCAAGCAAAGCTCCAATACTTATTGCACCAGCCATGAACACTAATATGTGGCAGCATGCAATTACTCAGCAAAACTACCGCAAACTCAAATCTATTGGTTATCATTTTATTGACCCTGAGCATGGTGAGCTTGCCTGCAAGCATGTTGGTCAGGGGCGTCTTGCAGAGTTTGACTCAATTATAGAGTCTGTTTGTAACTTGATTGGTATTAAGCAAAAACTAGCCGGCAAGAAGATCCTGATTAGCCTTGGAGCCACTCGAGAGAAAATAGATCCGGTGCGCTTTCTGACAAATCAAAGCTCTGGCAAAATGGGTTTTGCTTTAATAGAAGCAGCTTTAGCACAAGGGGCTCAAGTTACCGCTGTAACTACTATGGATCTGCCTCATCAAGCTGATAAAGTATTGCGAGTCGAGAGTCATGAAGAGATGCAAACTGCTTTGCGTCAAGAGTTTCCTGATCATGATGTATTGATCATGGTAGCTGCAGTTGCTGACTACAAACCCAAAGCTATTGCGGCTCACAAGATCAAAACCCAACAAAATCTCACAGTAGAGTTTGAACAAACGACAGACATAGTTGCTGAGCTTGCTGCAAACAAAAAATCAAATCAAGTGGTTGTAGCTTTTAGTGTTGAGACTGATAATGCAATTGAAAAAGCCAAAGACAAAATCATTCGCAAAAATCTCGATCTAATAGTTGTCAATTCTCCAGCGGCTTTTGGAGCTGATGCAGCGGAAGTGAGTATTGTTGATGCTGAGGGAGAGCTGACTAAATTAACCAAATCATCTAAGTCTTTGATTGCAAAGAAAGTACTAGATTGTTTGAAAATATCATCAAAAATAGTAAGTTAA
- a CDS encoding nucleoside-diphosphate sugar epimerase/dehydratase gives MFKIKNIFRISIDLTLLSLAFILATVTRLEPGIISHTDQFIYEQQLWKVLPLVVIAQFLVLLAFGTYTRFWRYTSTSEIIHLSRSLLVAFVILVIPRFFGLSPKNSDLLALSYGVVVLDFFMAVAFLSGIRMLRSYLVNQRNIQKRLQHIDGKQKRTLIIGAGEAGLQAIQSIQMHPETGLIVVGVLDDDTRKHGMKLEAGVAVQGPITDLQYWVGELSVDQIIIAIPSLPLQERRKLNMLCNETGVDVRTIPSVDQLAGGQVTVDQIRKLSMEDLLGRDEVDMSGPEVHALLEGRRVLVTGAGGSIGKELCIQLAKNCNIKSICLLGKGENSIFDTWHSLGEYLDQDQIVKRIADVRNYNRIDSIFEEFKPDVVFHAAAHKHVHLMEINPCEAFENNVLGTQNIAQLSGKHAVGAFVLVSTDKAVNPTSIMGSTKSLAEKVTLMTSKEFPKTKYTAVRFGNVLGSRGSVITVWEKQLKAGLPITVTHEEAIRYFMTIPEAAQLVIQAGARAAGGEIMVLDMGEPVKIHDLAKQFIQLAGFPLDDVAIEITGLREGEKLYEELLTSDEFVDHKMTDKIYKAKIGSELNDEKLRTALLELVDIAKANDFNKTKVKIKSLMLELDNAKIAV, from the coding sequence ATGTTTAAAATCAAAAATATATTCAGAATATCAATTGATTTGACTTTACTTAGTCTTGCTTTTATTTTGGCGACTGTTACTAGGCTTGAACCTGGGATTATTAGTCACACAGATCAGTTTATTTATGAACAACAATTATGGAAAGTATTGCCTTTAGTGGTGATAGCACAATTCTTGGTTTTGCTTGCTTTTGGTACTTACACCCGGTTCTGGCGCTATACATCTACTAGTGAAATTATTCATTTGAGCCGTTCTTTGTTAGTGGCTTTTGTTATTTTGGTGATTCCACGTTTCTTTGGTTTGAGCCCCAAAAATTCTGACTTGCTTGCCCTTTCTTATGGTGTCGTTGTTTTAGATTTCTTCATGGCAGTTGCTTTTTTGTCAGGTATTAGAATGCTCCGATCTTACTTGGTCAATCAACGCAATATTCAAAAACGTTTGCAGCACATTGACGGCAAGCAAAAACGCACCTTGATTATTGGTGCAGGTGAAGCGGGTTTGCAGGCAATACAGTCAATTCAAATGCACCCAGAGACTGGTTTGATTGTAGTGGGTGTGTTGGATGATGATACTCGCAAGCATGGCATGAAACTGGAAGCGGGAGTTGCTGTTCAAGGACCGATAACAGATTTGCAGTATTGGGTTGGAGAACTTTCTGTCGACCAGATTATTATTGCAATACCAAGCCTTCCGCTTCAAGAACGACGCAAGCTCAATATGCTTTGTAATGAAACAGGTGTTGATGTTCGTACTATTCCGAGTGTTGATCAACTTGCGGGCGGGCAAGTGACTGTCGATCAGATTCGCAAACTCAGTATGGAAGATCTGCTTGGTAGAGACGAAGTTGATATGAGTGGACCAGAAGTGCATGCCTTGCTTGAAGGTCGTAGAGTCTTGGTGACTGGTGCGGGCGGTTCGATTGGTAAGGAGCTTTGCATCCAGCTTGCCAAGAATTGTAATATCAAGAGTATTTGTTTACTTGGCAAAGGGGAGAACTCTATCTTTGACACTTGGCATAGTCTTGGTGAATACCTCGATCAAGATCAAATTGTCAAACGCATTGCTGATGTGCGCAATTATAATCGTATCGATTCTATCTTTGAGGAGTTTAAACCAGATGTAGTTTTTCATGCTGCTGCTCACAAACATGTACACTTGATGGAAATCAATCCTTGTGAGGCTTTTGAGAATAATGTCTTGGGCACGCAAAACATCGCTCAGCTAAGTGGCAAGCATGCGGTGGGCGCTTTTGTTTTGGTTAGTACCGACAAGGCAGTCAATCCAACTAGCATTATGGGTTCTACCAAATCGCTTGCTGAAAAAGTAACACTCATGACTTCTAAGGAATTTCCAAAGACGAAATACACTGCAGTGCGTTTTGGCAATGTATTGGGTTCGCGCGGTTCGGTGATTACTGTTTGGGAAAAACAGCTTAAGGCAGGTTTGCCAATTACAGTAACGCATGAAGAAGCGATTAGATATTTTATGACCATCCCTGAAGCAGCTCAGTTAGTGATTCAAGCTGGAGCTCGCGCTGCTGGCGGCGAAATAATGGTGCTTGATATGGGCGAGCCAGTCAAGATCCATGATCTAGCCAAGCAGTTTATTCAGCTTGCAGGATTTCCCTTGGATGATGTTGCTATTGAAATTACCGGTCTTCGTGAAGGGGAGAAGCTCTATGAGGAGCTTTTGACATCCGATGAGTTTGTCGATCATAAGATGACTGACAAGATTTACAAAGCCAAGATTGGTTCTGAGCTGAACGATGAGAAACTGCGTACTGCGCTTCTAGAGCTTGTTGATATTGCGAAAGCAAATGATTTTAATAAGACTAAAGTCAAGATCAAGTCTTTGATGCTTGAATTGGATAATGCCAAGATTGCAGTTTGA
- a CDS encoding acetate--CoA ligase family protein, with amino-acid sequence MRLREYEAKQLFSESGIPVPPSTVIKCAEEVFGLKTFPCTLKTQVLTGGRGKAGGIQFADNPSDAYAKAQKIFALEIKGDKPVAILVEPKVTIKRELYVSILIDRAYRGPIIMASAEGGVEIESSGNVTIVPITGANYSPYLGRKMATELGLKGKEVLQFGNIVNRLWDVYTKYDCDLVEINPLIVDGDDNFVALDGKVTINEDSLDRQPRFDGMLSEHLTDLGEREFKGKMCGLNIVELEGNIGILCNGAGLTMATMDLVFHHGGKPSNFLDVGGGANKEHVTRALDLVASSEDVKVLLVNILGGITDCVEVANALKYYQEIRPEAKMVVRLVGNNEEAAQKIMNDAGIPMTNVLDEAVKQAVAVAA; translated from the coding sequence ATGAGATTAAGAGAGTACGAAGCAAAACAGTTATTTAGTGAATCGGGAATCCCGGTTCCGCCAAGCACGGTCATCAAATGTGCCGAAGAGGTTTTTGGTCTTAAGACCTTCCCTTGTACTTTAAAGACTCAAGTTCTTACTGGTGGTCGCGGCAAGGCTGGAGGAATTCAGTTCGCTGATAATCCTAGTGATGCTTATGCTAAGGCGCAAAAGATTTTTGCTCTTGAAATCAAGGGTGACAAGCCAGTAGCTATTTTGGTTGAACCTAAAGTAACTATCAAAAGAGAATTATACGTTTCGATTTTAATTGATCGCGCCTATCGCGGACCGATTATCATGGCATCTGCTGAAGGTGGCGTGGAGATTGAATCATCTGGTAATGTCACTATCGTGCCAATCACTGGCGCGAACTACAGTCCTTATCTAGGACGCAAAATGGCAACTGAGCTTGGACTTAAAGGTAAAGAAGTACTTCAATTTGGCAATATTGTTAACAGACTTTGGGATGTTTACACTAAGTACGATTGCGATTTAGTTGAAATTAACCCGCTTATCGTTGATGGCGATGATAACTTCGTGGCGCTTGACGGCAAAGTCACTATTAATGAGGATTCGCTTGATCGTCAACCAAGATTTGATGGCATGCTTTCTGAGCATTTGACTGACCTTGGTGAGCGCGAGTTTAAGGGCAAGATGTGTGGTCTTAATATAGTTGAGCTTGAAGGTAATATCGGCATACTTTGTAATGGCGCTGGTTTGACGATGGCAACTATGGATTTAGTTTTTCATCACGGCGGCAAACCTTCTAACTTCCTAGATGTTGGTGGTGGTGCTAACAAAGAACATGTAACGAGAGCTCTTGATTTAGTTGCTTCTTCTGAAGATGTCAAAGTCCTCTTGGTAAATATACTTGGTGGAATTACTGACTGTGTTGAAGTTGCAAACGCTCTTAAGTACTATCAGGAAATTAGACCAGAAGCCAAAATGGTTGTAAGGCTTGTTGGTAACAACGAAGAGGCTGCACAGAAGATCATGAACGATGCTGGAATTCCAATGACTAATGTTTTGGATGAAGCAGTTAAGCAAGCAGTGGCGGTAGCAGCGTGA